Proteins found in one Sorghum bicolor cultivar BTx623 chromosome 1, Sorghum_bicolor_NCBIv3, whole genome shotgun sequence genomic segment:
- the LOC8077978 gene encoding pentatricopeptide repeat-containing protein At1g09900, which yields MLPLPRLVRARLRHVPPRAAFSGRPSVPHGSDADGSHDAAASDAIVRLVAAGGGGLEADLDRLFAATLSHGLVSSALRALTDSGVPAERFFAWASSLGRGFSPGPRAHNLLVENTGRLGDCGAMSRALALMSERMLPLTDRAFAFLALSSGSSRSGSVEDSTTSVLRALDGVGGPCRASGVFSLVKALASIGEFDAAVSVIEETTRKVRYYNVLVAAKCKAGDFVGAREVFDEMRKSGSDPDANTWNYLLGCLLKNGRLAEACGLVEAMERLKCSEIPNSLTYEILTYHACKAGKMDSAMQILNQMFSENLTPRITIHSAFIKGYFYAGRIEDACKYVNDMSTRDRHSVNRNYSLLAKLLRKSGRTVDAGRVLYELMDKGLRPDHSAYVKVAKDLHKMGRGDLASELKMMFQRFSVQADMGR from the coding sequence ATGCTCCCCCTCCCTCGCCTCGTCCGCGCTCGCCTCCGCCACGTCCCTCCCCGCGCGGCATTCTCCGGCAGACCCTCCGTTCCCCACGGCAGCGACGCGGATGGCAGCCACGACGCCGCCGCTTCAGACGCGATCGTTCGCCTCGTCGCCGCAGGCGGGGGAGGCCTCGAGGCCGACCTCGACCGCCTCTTTGCCGCCACCCTCTCCCACGGCCTCGTCTCCAGCGCTCTCCGCGCGCTCACGGACAGCGGCGTCCCCGCGGAGCGCTTCTTCGCGTGGGCCTCCTCCCTCGGCAGGGGCTTCTCCCCCGGCCCCCGCGCGCACAACCTGCTCGTCGAGAATACCGGGAGGCTGGGAGACTGCGGCGCGATGTCGCGCGCCCTGGCGCTCATGTCGGAGCGGATGCTCCCCCTGACGGACCGGGCGTTCGCCTTCCTCGCTCTGTCTTCGGGTTCGTCGCGGAGCGGCAGTGTGGAGGATTCGACGACATCGGTCCTGCGGGCTCTGGACGGCGTTGGCGGGCCCTGCCGCGCGTCCGGCGTGTTCTCGCTTGTCAAGGCGCTGGCGTCCATCGGCGAGTTCGATGCCGCGGTCTCGGTGATCGAGGAGACGACGAGGAAGGTGCGGTACTATAACGTCCTTGTCGCGGCAAAGTGTAAAGCCGGCGACTTTGTCGGCGCCCGCGAGGTGTTCGACGAAATGAGGAAGTCGGGGTCTGACCCTGACGCCAACACCTGGAACTACCTCCTCGGCTGCCTGCTCAAGAACGGGAGGCTCGCTGAGGCATGCGGGCTTGTTGAGGCCATGGAGAGGTTGAAGTGCAGTGAGATCCCGAACTCACTCACGTACGAGATCCTCACATACCATGCCTGCAAGGCAGGGAAGATGGATTCGGCAATGCAAATTCTTAATCAGATGTTCTCGGAAAACCTGACGCCGAGGATCACTATACACTCTGCATTCATCAAGGGGTACTTCTACGCTGGGAGAATAGAAGATGCCTGCAAGTATGTCAATGACATGAGCACCAGGGACAGGCATTCTGTGAACCGGAACTACAGCCTGCTCGCTAAGCTGCTTCGAAAATCAGGGAGGACCGTCGATGCAGGCAGAGTCCTATATGAGCTGATGGACAAGGGCCTCAGACCTGACCATTCTGCTTATGTTAAAGTGGCCAAGGATCTGCACAAGATGGGCAGGGGTGATCTGGCTTCTGAACTGAAGATGATGTTTCAAAGGTTCAGTGTACAGGCAGATATGGGTCGATGA